One genomic region from Marinitoga sp. 1197 encodes:
- a CDS encoding DUF4382 domain-containing protein has product MKKLFIILLVLISFVLTACFETYSNDKISKITFYLTDSPDENISKAEILVKEIKLTSDSTTIYLLNNETIDFLTLAGNLKKLKDISIYKESSLKNSKIEITLDSTIDIGNKEISVNSTQISIDLDTTDVLFGREYNIIIDLDLGVSLNGNIEFTPFFRTWMVLDSNAAYKDIDGYVYDNKDSKIGQQNRVVAIMEKQDLNKILLYSTITDKDGYFKFNKIKLDPLKNLEIGVLQSNTNVGSDDNQNVDVSSVLISESSTTLNSNITTINLYIGE; this is encoded by the coding sequence ATGAAAAAATTGTTCATAATTTTGTTAGTATTAATTTCTTTTGTTTTAACTGCATGTTTTGAAACATATTCAAATGATAAAATATCAAAAATAACATTTTATTTAACGGATTCACCAGATGAAAATATTTCAAAAGCAGAAATATTAGTAAAAGAAATAAAATTAACTTCAGATTCAACAACCATTTATTTACTTAATAATGAAACTATAGACTTTCTAACACTTGCTGGAAATTTAAAAAAATTAAAAGATATTTCAATTTATAAAGAAAGTTCGTTAAAAAATTCAAAGATAGAAATAACTCTAGATTCAACAATAGATATAGGAAATAAAGAAATTTCAGTAAACTCCACACAAATTTCTATTGATTTAGATACAACAGACGTCCTTTTTGGTAGGGAGTATAATATTATTATAGATCTTGATTTGGGCGTATCTCTTAATGGTAATATTGAATTCACACCTTTCTTTAGAACTTGGATGGTTTTAGATTCTAATGCAGCATATAAAGATATAGATGGATATGTATATGACAATAAAGATTCCAAAATAGGACAACAAAACAGAGTTGTAGCAATTATGGAAAAACAAGACTTAAATAAAATATTATTATATTCAACAATAACAGATAAAGATGGTTATTTCAAATTTAATAAAATAAAGTTGGATCCATTAAAAAATTTAGAAATAGGAGTTTTACAGTCTAACACTAATGTTGGTTCAGATGATAATCAAAATGTTGATGTCAGCTCTGTTTTAATTTCTGAAAGTTCAACTACGCTAAATTCTAATATAACAACAATAAATTTATATATTGGTGAATAA